ACCTAAAGGAGTTACTTCTATTGTAAACTTCACTTGCTTAGTCTCACTAGAGCCCTTATATTCATAAAAAGCGTCAGCAAAATATACTCTCCTATAATATATATGACTATCTTGCTTGCTGATATTATCAAGAGAAATAAATTTCACAAATAGTATTCCTTTAAATAAAATCCCGAGAAGCCAACATAGGAATATTTTCATTTAGCGCTATTTTCAAAGATGGGACTTTCATTTTTAACTTTTAATCCGCCTATGCAACTATCCGTTAAAAAAATACTTAAATCCCCAAATTTAGTGAGATGTCGCAAAAAATAACTCTAATCCCTATAATTAAACTTCCCAGGAAGTTTTTAATTTTTTATTTCATAAACAATTTTTTTAAAAGTTTCAATATCCTCAATTGCTAAATTAGATAAGATTTTTCTATTAAGCTTAATATTAGACTTTTTCAAACTTTCAAAAAATTTTGAATAGTTAATTCCCATACCCGTTAAAGCAGCAGAAATTCTTACAATCCATAAACTTCTAAAATCCCTCTTACGAGTCTTTCTATCTCTTGTAGCATACATCATGCCTTTACGAAGAGTATCTTTGGCTTTCTTATAATTACTTTTCTTAGTACCCCAAAAACCCTTAGTTTTCTTTAAGATCTTCTTTCGTCTTGCAACGTGAACTATCCCGTTCTTAACTCTAGCCATATAATCTCCTTAAATCAATATTTAAGCATAAGGCAATAAGGTTTTGATTCTCTTAACCTCAAAACTTGAAACCAAACCTGACTTACCCAACTTCCTTCTTCTCTTTGAAGACTTTTTTGTCAAAATATGTCTTAAATTTTGCTTCTTATATTTAATTTTACCTTTTGAAGTAAAAGCATATCTTTTTTTTGCACTTTTACATGTTTTCATTTTTGACATTTACATCTCCTTATCACTACTTCTTAGATTTAGGTGCAATAATTAAAAACATTGTTTTCCCCTCCATCTTAGCTGGAGACTCTAAAACATAATTAGACTCACCTACCCTTTCAAGAATACTCTCTAAAATTCCATAGCCCAAATGAGTATGAGCGAGTTCACGTCCTCTAAATCTTATAGTAACTTTTACCTTATTACCCTCTTTGAGAAATCCTAAAATATTTCTATACTTAAAATCAAGATCATGAGTATCTATCTTTGGCTGCATCCTAACTTCTTTAAGCTTAATTATTTTTTGATTTCTTTTTTGCTCTTTTTGACGCTTTTCCTGATGAAATTTATATTTCCCATAATCAATTATCTTGCAAACAGGAGGCACTGAATTTGGAGAAATCTCAACCAAATCAAGCTCAGCATCCCTAGCACATTTAATAGCATCTTCAATTGGCAAAACAGATTGAGTTCCATTATCAAAAATAACCCTAACCTCACGGGCCTTAATCTTATGATTAATTCTCAATTCTTTATCACCGGATCTTGACCTATCCCTATCCTTACCGGAACTTCTATTTATCATTTAAAAATACTCACTCCTCAAACAGCATTAATCAATAACTAATTTTAATATACCTTCTCTAAAAAGTAAATTCGAACACATATCTCTTAAACACAATAATAAAAAGAATTTTGAAAACTTCTAAAAAGTAAAAATTTAATTGATTAATAAGTCATTTAAAAGTAAAATT
This portion of the Borrelia turicatae 91E135 genome encodes:
- the rplT gene encoding 50S ribosomal protein L20 gives rise to the protein MARVKNGIVHVARRKKILKKTKGFWGTKKSNYKKAKDTLRKGMMYATRDRKTRKRDFRSLWIVRISAALTGMGINYSKFFESLKKSNIKLNRKILSNLAIEDIETFKKIVYEIKN
- the rpmI gene encoding 50S ribosomal protein L35, with protein sequence MSKMKTCKSAKKRYAFTSKGKIKYKKQNLRHILTKKSSKRRRKLGKSGLVSSFEVKRIKTLLPYA
- the infC gene encoding translation initiation factor IF-3, yielding MINRSSGKDRDRSRSGDKELRINHKIKAREVRVIFDNGTQSVLPIEDAIKCARDAELDLVEISPNSVPPVCKIIDYGKYKFHQEKRQKEQKRNQKIIKLKEVRMQPKIDTHDLDFKYRNILGFLKEGNKVKVTIRFRGRELAHTHLGYGILESILERVGESNYVLESPAKMEGKTMFLIIAPKSKK